A stretch of the Capsicum annuum cultivar UCD-10X-F1 chromosome 10, UCD10Xv1.1, whole genome shotgun sequence genome encodes the following:
- the LOC107844106 gene encoding uncharacterized protein LOC107844106: MEVLTEYEKASGQKVNKEKSAVYMHHLADPVVMEKVQLVTGISRQEFPLTYLGCPIFYSKRNMSFYSDLIQKVLGRLQSWKGKLLPHGVRAILIYHVLQSMPIHLLSAVDPPDYDEGGLGFRSMFDVSKALFAKLWWNFRTKPSLWSAFMSNKYSKKINPVIVLWKEGSHVWRKMLEARDLIEHQIYWKPRMGSSQFWFDNWTGLGSLYHVTPSDFYCDESILNVATIVSDNRWNGQLLRNILPADLSEYIIENIQVPSQLQELDTPYWMLETTREFSVKSAWDYIILRGVKSNIYMYMWIKGLPYKITFMMWRSWKFKIPLDDGVKNIGFSLASRCNCCTRPPEETFGHVFLKEPIAKRTWEYFNSYAVPAIIIWELWMKRNSNKHREKVTVNRIIYQVSHTLHMLVKVRKPAIKQVPHRWPDIIRVLEKFVPALKVTQARWNLPPDNWLKCNMDGVSICNPGRSSYAFCIRDPLGDLIYAEAKEIAEGTNTFSETIAILEATRYCVAHNVFNLILGTDSLYLKNIITGTWKSPWSVTAELEEIGELLENLNVQVTHVMRESNQLADY, encoded by the exons ATGGAGGTGCTCACAGAGTATGAGAAGGCATCTGGGCAGAAAGTCAATAAGGAGAAAAGCGCAGTATATATGCATCACTTGGCGGATCCTGTAGTGATGGAAAAGGTGCAGCTTGTTACCGGGATTAGTAGACAGGAATTTCCTTTGACATACTTAGGATGTCCGATTTTTTATAGCAAGCGGAACATGTCATTTTACTCGGACCTTATTCAGAAAGTGCTGGGTAGATTGCAATCTTGGAAAGGGAAATTACTTCCTCACGGGGTAAGAGCAATTCTTATTTATCATGTGTTACAAAGCATGCCGATTCATTTGTTATCGGCCGTCGACCCTCCTGATTAT GATGAAGGCGGCTTAGGGTTCAGGTCCATGTTCGATGTGTCCAAGGCTTTATTTGCCAAATTGTGGTGGAACTTTAGGACGAAGCCATCCTTGTGGAGCGCTTTCATGAGCAACAAATACTCTAAGAAGATTAATCCGGTTATTGTATTATGGAAGGAAGGGTCACACGTTTGGAGGAAAATGTTGGAAGCCAGGGATTTGATTGAGCATCAGATTTACTGGAAGCCTAGGATGGGATCTTCTCAattttggtttgataattggacGGGGCTTGGATCATTATATCACGTCACTCCATCTGATTTTTATTGTGATGAGTCGATTCTTAATGTGGCTACTATCGTTAGTGATAACAGGTGGAACGGACAATTATTGAGGAACATTTTGCCTGCTGATTTATCTGAATACATAATAGAAAATATCCAAGTTCCATCACAGTTACAGGAACTGGATACACCATACTGGATGCTCGAGACTACCAGAGAATTCTCTGTAAAATCTGCTTGGGATTATATTATATTGAGGGGTGTAAAATCTAATATATACATGTACATGTGGATAAAGGGGCTGCCTTATAAAATCACATTCATGATGTGGAGATCGTGGAAGTTTAAAATTCCATTGGACGATGGTGTGAAGAATATTGGATTTAGCTTGGCGTCGAGGTGTAATTGCTGCACCAGGCCGCCTGAGGAGACATTTGGCCATGTGTTCCTGAAAGAACCCATCGCTAAAAGAACTTGGGAATATTTTAATTCCTATGCAG TTCCGGCCATAATCATTTGGGAGCTGTGGATGAAAAGAAATAGCAACAAGCACAGAGAGAAGGTAACTGTCAATAGAATTATCTACCAGGTTTCTCACACTCTTCATATGCTTGTCAAGGTTAGAAAACCAGCAATCAAGCAGGTTCCACATAGATGGCCAGACATAATCCGAGTCTTGGAAAAATTTGTTCCAGCGTTGAAGGTTACTCAGGCGCGTTGGAATCTACCTCCGGATAACTGGTTAAAATGCAATATGGATGGCGTCTCCATATGTAATCCAGGTAGAAGTTCCTATGCGTTTTGTATTAGAGATCCTCTTGGTGATTTGATATATGCAGAAGCTAAGGAAATTGCGGAAGGCACAAACACATTTTCAGAGACTATTGCAATTCTAGAGGCCACTCGATATTGCGTAGCTCATAATGTGTTCAATTTGATATTAGGAACTGATTCTTTGTATCTAAAAAACATAATTACGGGTACCTGGAAGTCGCCATGGAGTGTAACTGCGGAATTGGAGGAAATAGGCGAGCTACTGGAGAATCTAAACGTCCAGGTGACTCATGTTATGAGGGAAAGCAACCAGCTTGCGGACTACTAG
- the LOC107845880 gene encoding ATP-dependent zinc metalloprotease FtsH 2 produces the protein MKKEVITFSDMRTISLSNFINKIFSRVIHDRLVGVLPELISSNQAGSVKGRSIVENILLAQEIVTDIRLRTKAGPNVVIKLDMQKTYDRLLWIFLMKVLRKMGFSERFIGMICDIVNNNWYSVLLIMEVLTKYEKASGQKVDKEKSAFISYFRVLETGFLLYGPPGCGKTLITKAVANEAGANFTHIKGPEILNKYVGESELANRTLFTGARTCAPCILFFDEMDALTTKRGKEGGWVVERLLNQLLIELDGADQRKGVYVIGAINRRQQLGSLLACTESRAYQANGPAGRRLAHYSLAYRPCIHKVSLGLEGSLEIIKNIFIYDQNYLLCI, from the exons ATGAAGAAGGAGGTGATCACATTCTCTGACATGAGGACGATAAGCCTAAGCAACTTCATCAACAAAATCTTTTCAAGAGTAATTCATGATAGATTAGTTGGTGTTTTGCCCGAGTTGATATCTTCCAATCAAGCCGGCTCTGTGAAGGGCAGAAGCATTGTAGAGAACATCTTACTTGCTCAAGAGATAGTCACCGACATCAGATTGAGGACAAAGGCAGGGCCTAATGTGGTCATAAAGCTTGACATGCAGAAAACCTACGATAgattattgtggattttcttaatgaaagttCTAAGGAAGATGGGGTTCAGCGAGAGGTTTATCGGCATGATTTGTGATATAGTGAATAACAACTGGTACTCGGTTTTG TTGATTATGGAGGTGCTCACAAAGTATGAGAAGGCATCTGGGCAGAAAGTCGATAAGGAGAAAAGCGCA TTTATTTCATATTTCAGGGTTTTGGAAACAGGATTCTTGCTTTATGGTCCTCCAGGATGTGGTAAAACATTAATTACCAAGGCTGTTGCTAATGAAGCTGGAGCAAATTTTACACACATTAAG GGACCTGAAATTCTGAACAAGTATGTTGGTGAAAGTGAGTTAGCTAATAGGACATTATTTACCGGTGCCAGGACATGTGCTCCGTGCATTCTATTCTTCGATGAG ATGGATGCATTGACAACTAAGCGTGGCAAGGAAGGAGGTTGGGTCGTTGAAAGGCTTTTGAATCAG CTACTTATAGAACTAGACGGTGCTGATCAGAGGAAAGGTGTTTATGTGATTGGTGCCATAAATCG AAGGCAGCAATTGGGAAGCTTACTGGCGTGCACCGAAAGTAGAGCATATCAGGCAAATGGACCGGCAGGACGGAGGTTGGCCCACTACTCTTTAGCTTATCGGCCTTGCATTCACAAAGTTAGCTTGGGGCTAGAGGGTTCACtcgaaattataaaaaatatatttatatatgatcaaaattatcttttatgtatataG